The proteins below come from a single Gemmatimonadaceae bacterium genomic window:
- a CDS encoding TetR/AcrR family transcriptional regulator: MTREALRPAAPPESRQRLLEAAAAVFAEAGFRGATTRRIAEAAGVNEVTLFRLFGSKSQLMSEAFECVHPTLRAALPARPGSDVEAELVTWAEAHLLGMRQIRHLIRKTMAELEEHPEMSEFVCDAKTPYFNQLVSYATRVRQPTNAAEREETRTACTMLSSALFADALGREVVPTAYPSPPERAARKYVQLFLKMLGATPSTRPRRRRSVARARST; this comes from the coding sequence ATGACCAGGGAAGCGTTACGGCCTGCCGCGCCACCGGAGAGCCGCCAGCGATTGCTCGAGGCGGCTGCGGCGGTGTTTGCCGAGGCCGGGTTTCGCGGCGCGACGACGCGCCGCATTGCGGAGGCCGCAGGCGTCAACGAAGTCACACTCTTTCGATTGTTTGGCTCCAAGTCGCAGCTCATGAGCGAGGCGTTCGAGTGCGTACACCCGACGCTTCGAGCCGCGCTGCCGGCCCGACCCGGGAGCGATGTCGAGGCCGAGTTGGTGACCTGGGCCGAGGCGCACTTGCTCGGGATGCGCCAGATCCGACACCTGATCCGCAAGACGATGGCCGAACTCGAGGAGCACCCGGAGATGAGCGAGTTCGTGTGCGACGCCAAGACACCGTATTTCAACCAGTTGGTGTCGTACGCCACGCGTGTGCGACAGCCGACGAACGCGGCCGAGCGCGAGGAGACGCGCACCGCATGCACGATGCTCTCGTCGGCGCTGTTCGCCGACGCGCTGGGTCGCGAGGTCGTGCCGACCGCATATCCGTCGCCTCCGGAGCGCGCAGCACGCAAGTACGTACAGCTCTTTCTCAAAATGTTGGGCGCAACACCGTCGACGAGGCCCCGGCGCCGCAGGTCGGTGGCGCGTGCCAGGTCGACCTGA
- a CDS encoding glycosyltransferase family 4 protein, whose amino-acid sequence MVQIFVVTNDFPPRIGGINDYVDRLVRRLPAHQVTVFTSNYAGAEAFDRTYPHEVIRLPTEMMLPVPGVRRALHDLLAARRPDLVLFGAAWPLGHLGPGIVRRFGIPYGGFAHGLELTGAIVPGVLRHVGHRASLLTAVSAWARARLEPAFGWRGRMPLLPSGIDTAHFHPGVSDALVRERHALGDAPVVSCVSRLVARKGQDMLIRAWSAVCAAVPGAKLLIVGHGPHDEALRALAAREGVAGDVVFSGAVPYAELPAYFRAGDVFAMPCRSRWFGFDVEALGAVFLQGAAVGRPVIAGRSGGAPEAVRHGDTGLVVEPDAPGPVGDAVIELLADRDRRERMGATGAAWVHAEWSWDVMAARLGCLIAEAVARPR is encoded by the coding sequence ATCGTGCAGATCTTCGTCGTCACCAACGATTTTCCGCCGCGGATCGGCGGGATCAACGACTACGTGGACCGTCTGGTGCGCCGACTGCCGGCACATCAGGTGACCGTGTTCACGTCGAACTACGCGGGCGCCGAGGCGTTCGATCGGACCTATCCTCACGAGGTGATCCGCCTGCCGACCGAGATGATGCTGCCGGTGCCCGGCGTGCGGCGCGCGCTGCACGACCTGCTCGCCGCGCGACGCCCCGATCTGGTGCTCTTTGGCGCGGCGTGGCCGCTGGGCCACCTGGGTCCTGGCATCGTGCGCCGCTTCGGTATTCCGTACGGCGGGTTTGCGCACGGCCTGGAGCTGACCGGTGCGATCGTCCCCGGAGTGCTGCGCCATGTCGGGCACCGTGCCTCGCTGCTCACGGCGGTGAGCGCGTGGGCGCGCGCGCGCCTCGAGCCGGCATTTGGCTGGCGAGGGCGCATGCCGCTCCTCCCGTCGGGGATCGATACCGCGCACTTCCATCCCGGGGTCTCCGACGCCCTGGTGCGCGAGCGGCACGCGTTGGGCGACGCGCCCGTGGTGAGCTGCGTCTCGCGTCTCGTGGCTCGCAAGGGGCAGGACATGCTGATCCGCGCGTGGTCCGCGGTGTGCGCGGCGGTTCCCGGGGCGAAGCTGCTGATCGTTGGGCACGGGCCTCACGACGAGGCGTTGCGCGCGCTCGCGGCCCGCGAGGGTGTGGCAGGCGACGTCGTGTTTTCTGGCGCCGTGCCGTACGCCGAACTCCCGGCCTACTTTCGTGCCGGCGATGTCTTTGCGATGCCGTGCCGTTCGCGGTGGTTTGGCTTTGACGTGGAAGCGCTTGGCGCCGTGTTTCTGCAGGGCGCCGCGGTCGGTCGGCCGGTGATCGCCGGACGGTCGGGAGGCGCGCCCGAGGCGGTGCGACACGGCGACACCGGCCTCGTGGTCGAGCCGGACGCGCCCGGCCCGGTGGGCGACGCCGTCATCGAACTGCTCGCGGATCGCGACCGCCGCGAGCGCATGGGCGCCACCGGGGCGGCGTGGGTACACGCCGAGTGGAGCTGGGACGTGATGGCGGCGCGCCTGGGCTGCTTGATCGCCGAGGCCGTCGCGCGTCCGCGGTGA
- a CDS encoding glycosyltransferase family 4 protein has protein sequence MRIVQISPYSWDAPGGVQVHIGQLSHHLRERGHDVIVLAPGDAPGFREGARIVGRPYPVRVNGSVARLCFSRRSSRVVRKALEVFTPDIIHVHDPLTPSTSMLGVLHRNAPVVATFHSYFARDHFEGRVYSAIAPLLRPVWRKVDRRLAVSTAARHSVCSRMGDDPVEIVPNGADVDVFASAAPANLPPGRHLLFVGRLEPRKGFPVAVQAFAQLAPRYPDLQLVVVGDGAERDAITGLPAEVRGRVHMMGRVSYEALPTYHKAADIFISPATGSESFGIVLVEAMAAGLPLVASDIAGYREVARDGREGLLVRPSDPQALAAGVQRLLDEPTLARSLGAGGATRARAFGWDRIIDRLETVYDSLMIRERRPVSVEVSRPLTPVVDGAGEPRLGAIVDGRSAPEWVGGGSR, from the coding sequence ATGCGCATCGTCCAGATCTCGCCCTATAGTTGGGATGCGCCTGGGGGTGTCCAGGTGCATATCGGCCAGCTCTCGCATCACCTGCGCGAGCGCGGCCACGACGTGATCGTGCTCGCCCCGGGTGATGCACCCGGCTTTCGCGAGGGCGCCCGGATCGTGGGCCGCCCGTACCCGGTGCGGGTGAACGGTTCGGTGGCCCGGCTCTGCTTCTCGCGCCGCAGTTCGCGTGTCGTGCGCAAGGCGCTCGAGGTTTTCACGCCGGACATCATCCACGTCCACGACCCGCTGACACCGAGCACGTCGATGCTTGGGGTGCTGCACCGCAATGCCCCGGTCGTTGCCACGTTCCATTCGTATTTTGCGCGCGATCACTTCGAGGGCCGCGTCTACTCGGCCATCGCGCCGCTTCTCCGTCCGGTGTGGCGCAAGGTCGATCGGCGGCTTGCCGTGAGCACCGCCGCGCGGCACTCCGTGTGTTCGCGCATGGGTGACGATCCCGTGGAGATCGTGCCGAACGGTGCAGACGTCGATGTGTTCGCGTCTGCTGCTCCGGCAAACTTGCCGCCCGGGCGACACCTGCTGTTCGTGGGGCGTCTGGAGCCACGGAAGGGATTTCCCGTGGCGGTGCAGGCGTTCGCGCAGCTCGCGCCGCGCTATCCGGACCTGCAACTGGTGGTCGTCGGCGACGGCGCGGAACGCGACGCGATCACTGGCCTTCCGGCCGAGGTGCGCGGCCGCGTGCACATGATGGGGCGCGTGTCGTACGAAGCACTGCCCACGTACCACAAGGCCGCCGACATCTTCATCAGTCCGGCGACGGGCAGCGAGAGCTTTGGAATTGTGCTGGTCGAGGCGATGGCCGCGGGCCTGCCGCTCGTGGCGAGCGACATCGCGGGCTACCGCGAAGTGGCTCGCGACGGTCGCGAGGGGTTGCTCGTGCGACCGTCCGACCCCCAGGCCCTGGCCGCGGGTGTGCAACGACTGCTCGACGAGCCGACGCTCGCCCGATCGTTAGGCGCTGGCGGCGCCACGCGCGCGCGTGCCTTTGGATGGGACCGGATCATCGACCGCCTCGAAACGGTGTACGACTCGCTGATGATCCGGGAGCGCCGGCCCGTCTCGGTGGAAGTGTCGCGCCCCCTCACTCCGGTGGTCGACGGCGCCGGCGAGCCACGGCTCGGCGCGATCGTCGACGGCCGGAGTGCGCCGGAGTGGGTCGGCGGCGGAAGTCGTTAG
- a CDS encoding MFS transporter, with protein MTVVPDARVVSSATPTLSAVLRRPAFLLLVAGQTLSQFGDKLHHMALIALVGSGARADTGGIELAKLSVVFTAPVVLFGPLAGALVDRWNKRVTMIVCDALRAILVLAMPALYLRTGHLWSVYVAAFFVFLLGLFFNSAKMALIPDLVQRDELLPANAALTSIGRVATVVGIVGGGIILGADVWTQFGWTSWAAGFYLDSASFVASVITLLGILAVAQAKGNGVRPVAPRETVKRSPRHLVQEVRETIRVVGRTPGLRFAFTSLVLLALFASTVYVAMTLSVQTVMGRGTEGVGYLGGLLAAGMVVGSLTVGSVGSRWRREQLIVWGTCAIGLLMIGAGVWFSFRAFVPVALVGGALLAPVMVAQDTLLHEHAPAESRAVIFSTKDLLVAAVFAASAFIVGGGIYLSGTFGVREPFRWALGLVGATIAVIALAVEGWSLRRRPSQV; from the coding sequence GTGACGGTCGTCCCTGACGCACGCGTGGTGTCGTCGGCGACACCGACGCTCAGCGCCGTGCTGCGCCGGCCTGCCTTCCTGCTCCTCGTCGCGGGACAGACGCTTTCGCAGTTTGGCGACAAGCTGCACCACATGGCCCTGATCGCGCTCGTTGGCAGCGGCGCGCGCGCCGACACGGGGGGCATCGAACTCGCCAAACTGTCGGTCGTCTTCACCGCGCCCGTCGTGCTCTTTGGCCCGCTCGCCGGAGCGCTGGTCGACCGGTGGAACAAGCGCGTAACCATGATCGTCTGCGACGCGCTGCGCGCGATCCTCGTGTTGGCCATGCCCGCCCTGTACCTCCGAACCGGCCACCTCTGGTCGGTGTACGTCGCCGCGTTCTTCGTCTTCCTGCTTGGCCTGTTCTTCAACAGCGCGAAGATGGCGCTCATTCCGGATCTGGTGCAGCGCGACGAACTGCTGCCGGCCAACGCCGCACTCACGTCGATTGGCCGCGTCGCCACGGTCGTGGGGATCGTGGGCGGAGGCATCATCCTCGGCGCCGACGTCTGGACGCAGTTTGGATGGACGTCATGGGCTGCGGGCTTCTACCTCGATTCCGCGTCCTTTGTGGCGTCGGTCATCACCCTGCTCGGCATCCTCGCGGTCGCGCAGGCGAAGGGAAACGGTGTGCGCCCGGTCGCACCGCGCGAAACGGTGAAACGAAGTCCCCGACACCTCGTACAGGAAGTTCGGGAGACGATACGGGTCGTAGGTCGCACCCCAGGCCTTCGCTTCGCGTTCACCTCGCTCGTACTGCTCGCACTCTTCGCCAGCACGGTGTACGTCGCGATGACGCTTTCGGTGCAAACGGTGATGGGGCGCGGCACCGAGGGCGTGGGGTACCTGGGCGGCCTGCTGGCCGCAGGAATGGTCGTGGGTTCCCTGACGGTGGGGAGTGTGGGAAGCCGCTGGCGGAGGGAGCAGCTCATTGTGTGGGGCACGTGCGCCATTGGGCTGCTGATGATCGGCGCGGGGGTGTGGTTTTCGTTCCGGGCCTTCGTTCCGGTCGCCCTGGTTGGCGGAGCGTTGCTCGCGCCGGTCATGGTGGCGCAGGACACATTGCTGCACGAACATGCGCCGGCCGAGAGCCGCGCCGTGATCTTCTCCACAAAGGACCTCCTGGTGGCAGCAGTCTTCGCCGCCTCGGCGTTCATCGTTGGCGGCGGGATCTATCTTTCGGGAACCTTTGGGGTACGAGAGCCGTTCCGATGGGCACTCGGACTCGTTGGTGCGACCATCGCGGTCATTGCCCTCGCGGTCGAAGGCTGGAGCCTTCGCCGGAGGCCCTCGCAGGTGTAA
- a CDS encoding GNAT family N-acetyltransferase, protein MDVHFRLARPDDVDALNALIHVSAEALSQGFYTPEEIDAANRYVFGVDTTLVDDRTYFIGECDGRPVACGGWSRRGALYGGDQRRMDAAPVLDPAHDPARIRAFFVHPDFARRGLGRRLLELCSDAARAEGYQALELMATLPGVPLYAAAGFAEIAAVRDRMPNGVEVRFVRMQRALPPVAPPS, encoded by the coding sequence GTGGACGTTCATTTCCGGCTCGCCCGCCCTGACGATGTCGATGCGCTCAACGCGCTGATCCACGTCTCCGCCGAGGCGCTCAGCCAGGGCTTCTACACGCCCGAAGAGATCGACGCGGCCAACCGGTACGTGTTTGGCGTGGACACCACGCTCGTTGACGACAGGACGTACTTCATCGGCGAATGCGACGGTCGACCGGTCGCGTGTGGAGGCTGGAGCCGACGCGGTGCTCTGTACGGAGGCGACCAACGACGCATGGACGCCGCGCCGGTGCTCGACCCGGCACACGACCCGGCGCGCATCCGCGCGTTTTTCGTACACCCGGACTTTGCACGACGCGGCCTGGGTCGCCGACTCCTCGAGTTGTGCAGCGACGCCGCGCGCGCCGAGGGATATCAGGCGCTCGAACTCATGGCCACGCTCCCCGGCGTACCGCTGTACGCCGCCGCCGGATTCGCGGAAATTGCCGCGGTGCGTGATCGCATGCCTAACGGCGTCGAGGTGCGCTTCGTCCGCATGCAGCGCGCGCTCCCGCCGGTTGCTCCCCCGTCCTGA
- a CDS encoding prepilin-type N-terminal cleavage/methylation domain-containing protein: protein MSRNSRGFTFAEILVAMVVFGALTAIAVPRYRTFKERAFIASMKTDLGSLRVAEEAFWAEHMTYSADTAQLDWNGSSLVNVSITSGDFNHGFAALATHASAPSMTCQTFVGREATTTASGDIICSPAAGLPPGSALTP, encoded by the coding sequence ATGTCGCGCAACAGCCGGGGCTTCACGTTCGCCGAGATCCTGGTGGCCATGGTGGTGTTTGGCGCACTCACGGCCATCGCCGTCCCTCGCTATCGCACGTTCAAGGAACGCGCGTTCATCGCGTCCATGAAGACCGACCTCGGTTCGCTGCGCGTGGCCGAAGAAGCGTTCTGGGCCGAGCACATGACGTATTCGGCAGACACGGCCCAACTCGACTGGAACGGCTCTTCACTCGTGAACGTCTCCATCACGAGCGGGGACTTCAACCACGGCTTTGCGGCACTCGCGACGCACGCCAGCGCCCCGAGCATGACGTGCCAGACGTTCGTCGGACGTGAAGCGACCACGACCGCGTCCGGCGATATCATCTGCAGCCCGGCTGCTGGCCTCCCACCCGGGAGCGCGCTCACGCCGTAG
- a CDS encoding lysophospholipid acyltransferase family protein: MLPSAALVRAAVSAARWMPPPLFRALGTLAGSVGWLVAARRRRTIRKNLAHLTAGNGTASRHHGSAKVFRQLFEDASDLFRLPALSRTAILDLVETKGLDELRRAQASGRGVIVVTPHLGPYELGGAVLALLGFAVHGLVEDIDPDTNAALAAYRAATGLQLLSRNTGLRQLYRLLTQGSIVLLVADRMVGGGEGLVVPFGDAAREVPTGPAAFALATGAPIVPGYIVRGPRGAPRYVLHVDPAIEPDGHTKESLTRLVASRLETFIRAHPDQWYVFQPDWRARDGRP, encoded by the coding sequence GTGCTGCCGTCTGCCGCCCTGGTTCGAGCTGCCGTGTCCGCGGCGCGCTGGATGCCGCCCCCGCTTTTTCGCGCGCTTGGCACACTCGCGGGTTCCGTGGGGTGGCTCGTGGCGGCGCGTCGCCGGCGCACGATCCGGAAGAATCTCGCGCACCTGACCGCGGGAAACGGCACAGCATCGCGCCACCACGGATCCGCGAAAGTCTTCCGTCAACTCTTCGAAGACGCATCGGACCTGTTTCGCCTGCCGGCGCTTTCCCGCACAGCGATCCTCGACCTCGTCGAGACCAAGGGACTGGACGAGCTCCGCCGCGCGCAGGCATCGGGTCGAGGCGTGATCGTCGTGACACCGCACCTCGGTCCGTACGAGCTGGGGGGCGCCGTGCTCGCACTCCTTGGCTTCGCCGTCCACGGCCTGGTCGAGGACATCGATCCCGACACCAACGCCGCGCTGGCGGCGTATCGTGCAGCCACGGGCCTGCAGCTCCTGTCGCGGAACACCGGCCTGCGACAGCTGTACCGCCTGCTGACCCAAGGGAGCATCGTGCTACTGGTGGCAGATCGAATGGTTGGAGGGGGTGAGGGACTCGTGGTCCCGTTCGGCGATGCGGCTCGCGAGGTTCCGACCGGGCCGGCCGCGTTTGCGCTTGCCACGGGCGCCCCGATTGTTCCGGGATACATCGTGCGCGGGCCGCGTGGAGCGCCCCGCTATGTTCTTCACGTGGATCCGGCCATCGAGCCCGATGGACACACCAAAGAGTCGCTGACGCGCCTGGTCGCATCGCGCCTGGAAACCTTCATTCGCGCACACCCCGACCAGTGGTACGTCTTTCAACCGGACTGGCGCGCCCGTGACGGTCGTCCCTGA